ATATAACCATAATTCTGAAATGGTATTtactaaataataaaatcacATGCTATCCATAAGGAGAGAATCAGGATGGTGGACAAATTTATTAAACAGCGAAATATTGTATtggattaaaaagaaatattggatTAAACATAAAGCACTTTTaagtttcattttttgttcGATGGTCATCGACATATTATACAAAATCAATctaatatttcaatacaaaatcAAGTACAATTTAGACACATTTTACtaacaaacaacttaaacaACACGTATCATGGGCATAGGCCAGAGGggataaacaaaacaaataaaggaaaaaaaaaataaagaaaaaatcatttgtTGGTTGGAATAAGTAAATAGGTAATGGGACTATCCGACTATGACCTTACATGACCAAAGCAAGAAAAGCACATAAAAAAATGGTTATGACCAAAATGCCCATATCAAACCTTCCGTTCATGTCCTCAAGAGTGTTGCCTTTTCTTTATAACCTAAACATAGCAAATAGAACACGAAAAGTCTTATGCATAGAAAGGTATGTGACACTGTTGAAGTAatatctcacacacacacagcgATGACCCCCCAACTTAAGGTGACTCCCATCAAGaccttttaaaatataaagCTCAAGAGCAGAGCATTTGATAGAATGTTCTGCTCTTGAGCCTTCGCACATGGCATCAGTGGCTGTGGCTTTGGGTTTGTTTCCTAGTAAGTTTCGCAATTCTAAATCTTCCAACATTTAGCATATGATTTGTCTgttttctcttaaaattttagtgttttgatttttgcaagtgaaaaaattttagtgttttgattTTCACATGTAAAAACCCAGAGATACAAATTGAAGGCACATTCACagcaaaagacaaaattttatagacataatcatcatataaacataaaaacccacaaaagaatataaaagaactctaaaacaaagaaaacttaCTCAGGAAGTGTGGGAGACAGTGTAGAAGAGTAAATAGAGAGAAGGTAAGGGAGTTTAAATCTAATTCACTGGGGCAAGTAGAGAAACAacgtaaatgaaaaaaaagagtgaagGTGGAGAGTTTTAGAGGGTGTGAATCGAATTTGCATGATTTTAAATCCAGTAATACAAAAACAAATGTTTGACAAAAACGAATGAAGACATCAAAATGCACTGAGCATAATTTGCATGGTTTTAAAgtctttaaaacaaaacaaatgaagatATCAAAACGCACGACACTCGAGTAAACGCACGACACCAAACCCGATAAGAAGCCCAAGAATAAAAACATTTACTGAAACACACGTTTAAACACTTCCGGTTCAGTGATTAAAACTCacggttcatgccacgtgtccaGAGTTTAGGCTCTCTCTAAAGAAGAACtctgcttatatatatatatatatatatatatatattaatgcatTGGTAGAGTTTGAAGAGTTTCAGGTAATTTTGAAGCTTTTTACGGAGTTTGGTCAAACCCATCAAATTCTCAAACTAGCATTTTGGTTTGTCTTGGCCAAATATAAAAGACAAGCATGCCTAGGACCATATACTTCTGCAGCATCAGAGTTCCAATGGGGATGGTCATGGACCAATTTAAAACTATTGGCAAATTTGGTAGTCAGCCGGTTACTAATTCAACCAAATACCGGCATTGGATCCCAAAAACGAAACAAAAACAACTGCAAATAATTACAAGTATGAATGTCCACTCCAGATAAATGAGTCTCTCGGTGCATTATAAATGGTACAAGCATTTTGCAGATATAATACACAAATACTCATcgatttcaaaacaaaacaatattcTTGCTTTTGAAGCTGTAAAATtaagcatatattatatctGCAAGCCCAAATTGGTGGCCAGGAAACCACCTAGAATCCATGATTGAATACTAAGGCCTTATTAAGTTCACGGAAATAGACCCTTAAAatgaaataactattccatgGGAATAGTCATTACTTTGATtggtaagaaagaaaaaaaccaaaaccccccTTTACAGTGGTTGGCCAACTACCCATTGGATTCCAATGGAttccaataaaaatatatgagttgttaccaaactaaagagtagGAAAAGCCATTCTATTCCTCTTTTATTCCCGGTAATAACTATTCTATTTCCCAATAGAATACTCATTACGCAGACCAAACAAGGCCTAATATTTACCCGGCAAGcgataaatttgcaaattgTAATGTCTAGTTCTGATAAACAGCCTCGAGGTTCTAGGGAATGGCGTAAAAGGCATTAATTTACATGACCAAGGCTACTTCAAAAAGGAAAGTGATTTCATGTATACATTATGTCAAAATTTGTATGAACTAGCTCAAGCATATATACTTATTAATAACTAATCCTTAACGAAAAGCAGATAATTTACCACCCTCCTCTCTTTGTTGTTGGAGATCCTTCTACTTGTATGCTATTGGACCAGACCTCGATACTGCAAACCTTGGTAATGGACTGGGACCTGTActccccgaatttgagccttcAACAAACTTCGTTTTACGGCTTGAGCTGTAATCCAGTGGCCCAGACCGACGAACATTCCGGTGTTTGTTTTCAGTCCCCCGTAGAGTTCCATTGTCATTATCATAAACGTGCTCCTGACTATGTGATGATGATCCTTTAAAGTAACCCGAATCATGAGCACCATACTGAGGGGTTGAGTCACCGCGGAGCTGCCGGACTACAGGGGATGCATGAGCTAGTGATACAGCAGGTGAATGGCGGGGTGATACGCTTAGCAAGGCCAGCAGCGAGGATGGATTATTTGTGTAGTATTGGCTATATATTGAACGGAGAATGGCATAAGGAACATAGGGTTCCAGAGAACTTCTTGGAAGGTATGGCGAGATCTCACAAAGTTGATCTAGGAAGATAAGCTGTGCTACAAGATGAGATCTGTGCAGAGAAGTGGAAGACCTTAACAGTTGGAATCATTTGCATATTAACAAGAACTACATAAATCGCTAATAGTTGAACTGGAGAATTACAGGGCAACCACTACAGAGAAAGTTACTCCAACAGTGTTTGccctctattttattttatttttggttacaGGGGCATTGGACATGTCATATTATTATGCAGTATTCTATGAAATCTTAATCATACCTGTTAGTTTCGCTCCAAGAATCCAGTATAATGCCTGCAGAGAATTTGACAAAGAGTTGCAATGTGGACTTTATGCTTGCTTCAGCTGACAAATGACTCTGAATTTCAGGATCTAGTGTCTCATCAACACGTCCATTTGAAAAAGATCGTCTCTGCTGATGTTCACGCTCCAATCTAACAAACTCACTTCCTGCAATCACAGCACTAATGcacctgcaaaaaaaaaaaatggttgtcaAAGTGAGATGTAATAAGATCCACTACAGTAGTTCATGTGCAGCAGACCATAGCTTAACTTTTCAATTCAATATTCGTTAAGGGTCTCTAGAAGATTAACAATCAGATATTGTGCTAACAAACTTAGTAGTTTGAGCAGATCTACCATGGAACAAAAGAATGAGCTTAACTCATTTGCTCATATGCGTTTGTTAACTTAGTGTTTGAGATAGCATCCAACTCATAAGCATTCAAGAATACTTGTCATCAACCTGATTCTAATTTGTCAAAATGAATCCATACCCACCTTGCCAAGCAATGGATATTGTTGTTGAAGCCCCCCGTTTCCACGTTGAAGGCAGTGGTGTTCCAAACATTAGATGTCATGAAGGTGGTAAATAAATATGGTAACAAGCTCCATGAACCATCATTTGCACCCCCAACTTCTTCCAAGACTGATCTGACCCACTGGGAATCATGATCACAGACTACACCAATACTATTTGCCACTCCTTTCAACCTCCTAATTTCCTTCTTTTCAGGTACTTCATCAGGTATATGCTTAACTACCTCAGCTAGCAATGAATATATCAAGGGTGCTCCTTCTTCAAGCACAGCTCCAGCAGCTTCAGCTAGAAGCCCAACAAAAGCCATGGCCAGCCCAGCCTGAGCACAAAATTCAATCACTGTGTCCGCATCTACAATCTGCTTCATAGATGCCTCTCTTTCTATTCGGTCACCAGAATGCAGGCTGCCAGCAATTGCCTCTAGCACCTCACGGTTTGATCGCAATGATGTGTCAATGCAATTTAAAAGAGCAGCTGTGTGTTCTTTCAGCAGACGGTCAAGCCTGTCAACTCCATAGCCACCAAAAATGCGAACAAATGCCTGTAGTTCTCTCAAATCAGCGACTGACTCAGCAAAATATCCACCAACAGGCCTTGTGCTCTTGAAACATTTATGAATGGGTGCAAACAGGATTCCAGCACCTGAGATATCTTTGATTATGTTTTCTATGTACCAGTTACATACAGCTTCAGCGGCTGAACCAGTATGTTGTTCCGTCGGATTGTCAAACAAGTGCAGAGAAGAAACTGGTCCTGAGAAGGCTTCTGTGAGTAAAACTTCTCGGATACCCTGCGTTAAATCCATGCTAATATGCTGCTCTGTGAGAAGGACAATGCTGATATGTCTGTGAATTAGTGACTCCAAAATAGAAGGTCGTTGAAGATCATTATCAGTTTTAAGTACTGCAAGCAATCTCCTCCTGAAGTTCCCAAGGATGCATTCTCTCATATACTGCAGTTGATGACTGTATGTTAGAGAGGAATTACACGAATCTGGTATGGTTTTGTTTAGGTCCCAAATGTGTGTACCTCCATGCACATGTACTTACACAAATATCCATATGAATCTGACGTGATTGTATCATAAACTAGTATTATTGCAAGCACGTAAGAACAACGAGATTATTCTATATATTAATGCAAAAGAGGCAAGAAGCCAAAGCATCTTACAACAAAAATTCAGAAAAGTACTATATgaataaaagggaaaaatactaAAAGCTAACTTTTATAATGGTACAGGCTCCTAAAACCCTTTTAAAACTAGTTTTAGTATTTAAGACAGCAAAATTCATCACATAAAacatgcctttatatatatatatatatatatatatatatatatatatatatatatatatatatatatatatatatatatatatatatatatatatatatatacatatattgcaGGAATCCTGAGTGCTTTAAGGATTTTAAACAGTTTCCTAATTAATTACCAACTGTCATTATTATGCAGTAAAAATAACATTCATAAGACACTAACTACCAGTAAAGCCagccaaaataaaaaatcatttgattTCTTGAGACTAGAACCAAAACTATTTTATAAGTTTCAGTATTTCAGGAGATGGGCTACATAGGTACCTGTGGGCAACCTTAAGTCCTTTTAAGTTGTATCACAAAACCCATCAACGAAACCAAAAAACCAGATAAATTCCATTGCTCTAGGAGTGGGAGTATTTGTATGTGCACGTTAGTGCCATTGTACTTGATATGTCAGTTGTTTTTATAACTAAACCATGTATATTGACTTGGAATGTCCCCTGGGACCTTAGGTTGGGGCTTTTCCCCTTTAGGTTATGATCTTATCAGTTTTGATATCATCTCACATGTCTGCCCTCACAACTCATCCCCTAAGGTTCCCATAAGAAAAACTAGATTGACtatgaaattaaatatttaactaaaactACCAAGGATCAGATCCTAATAGGAAAATAAGGGTATGTATaccccaaataaataaaataattagcaTTACATCATGggtaagaaaaaaatgttatttgccattgtattttttattacatcAAACTTTTTCTTATTGGTTAGTTATCAAACATcacaaaattgattaaaaaaaagaaagaaagaaagaaagaagaagaagaaagaaagaaagaaagggataAGGCTTGCAAGGATCACTGAACAAGTCAATATGGGTGTTGATGACTTGAGTTATAGAAACCCACAAGCATCAGACAGCTGGGGCATTGAAGGAAAGCTGTATTCGGCTCTGTTAATGTTATCTAAATATGAATTGAAGAAGGGCTCTTGTTGCTCTTAAGTTAGCCATGGCAGAGCATCTAGTGTCATTTGTTTAAAGGTACATAAAATATTATGCAACAAAGTCTTCTGGTGAATCTTTTAGATGGTCATTGAATGTGGAGACAACCCAGTTTGCTAAGAAACACCAAGGGTATATCGATTCTGTtccgtttgacgcaaaaaaattgttgataaaagttgtatgttTAAGGTTTCTTCCGATCGGACTCACTTGCGTTCTGCATTGTACGTTAGTGAATCAAATTTTGGTATACCGAAAAGATTTCAAATTCATCTctcgctcttaaaatattagaaacaccaAGGATGTACCGATTCTGTTCCGTTtgacgttaaaaaaaaaattgttgataaagTTGTATGTTCAAGGTTTCTTCTGATCGGACTCACACTTGCGTTCTGTATCGTACGTTAGTGAATCGAATTAGCACAAAggagttatttttctttttgagtagTTGACAAATCTGCCAAATATACCCTATTTCCTTATCATCCAAGCAATTGAAGAGACAGCGGCAAAGAgacgaaagaaagaaaaaaatatagtGCTTCACCTCCCTCAAGACAAAGACGTGGTTTAGAACACATATAGGCTCCATATCATTCAAAACTGAGCACAAATTGGTCAACCTCTGCATTGCAGCTTCTAACCTGCcataaccaaagcattagacaCGCTAAGTTGTGAACTCTCCAAGTGAAAGAAATCCAAAGAGAACTtgcaattaaatttttttttttaaaaaaatacatacattTTTATAGAACTATTATTTTCAGGATAGCTCTCATGGCCAGGCAAAGGAAAACCAGCTGCTAACTTTGGAGATTTAGTTGAAGGAATTGAAACTTTAGATGCATGATTGATATAAGAAGCTGCCTGCTCCGGAAGAAGCTGAGAGATTTCTCAAAATCAATTTCATGGAACAGGAACACAGGATAAAGTTCAAGTATTCCTTTATGTTAAAATAGGACATAGAAGTATCAACCTGCATCTCAAGGGCACCAAATCCTCCTTCTGAATCAAGAATGTTGATTAATCCCTCCAATCCTCCCATGATTGATTCAATGAGAGATTCAACATAAAGTACCGCATCCCGACCAGTTTTAGTTACCTGCTTGCAGTATGGGGTAAAGTGACTATCATATCATTTCCCTCATTTTTCTATATGCGCGTGTACGTGGAGCAGAACACATAGTAAAAGGTGGAACTGTATATTAATATGAGCTTGGTTTGCGCATCACTAAGACAAGATTCATTAGCCTGGCAGTGTTGCAATCAGCAAACAAAGTCACTGTAGTGGGTAAAAGTGAAATCAAATTTCCCTATTGTGTTACACGTTACAGgataatataaaatttataggAGAAAAACTTTGCTTCAACcttaattttcataataatcaaAAGCATGTTTGTAAACCTTGAACcttgaaaaaatgaaaactccAGAAATGCACATGATCCTCTTTTTAGGTAGATTCAGTAAAACAACAATATATGCATGCAACTTTTGGCCATATCAtcctcatacaaaaaaaaatttgatttgggAAAAacattcttctcattttttctaAATCCAGCATGcaaaaaaatttgtgatttttctaCCTCTTCTGGAACAATGGGAGAAGCACACTCAGGAAAACTACTTGCAACACCGAGCCATGCACAACAATGTTGAGGACGCCCTTCTGGTCCAAACATGGTGTTCCTGAAGACCTATCATAACAATTAAGATCCATGTCAGCAATAGATAGACACCATTTCAACAAATAAATAGACGGGAAAATTGATAAATCCGTCCTTGTGGTTTGATCTTGTAATAAATAAATCTGTGGTTTCAAAATGAGCTTATAAATCACAGTAGGATGCCTCTATAACAAAATGATCCCTCCGTACAAATTAAGCCATTTTTCTGACAGagccattttaaaattacaattttaccctcaaataaaaaaaaaatcataaaataacaaaaataaagaaaaaaaaggaaaacatttgGTTTAGGGTGACCCTCTAGCAAGTTTTAGGGGTCGTCAACACCAAcagcctttgggggtggtttggtcaCCACTAACGGTTAATTCTGGGAGTGGCTGAACCATCTGATAGTGTagaggtggttcgaccacccccaaagatTGGTTCTAGTAGTGGTCCGCCAACCCTATTGGTCGGTTAGGGGTGGCCAAAATACCCCCAGGctataggggtggttcggccaccctcaaaggccaattcttggggtggtcggccacctcaacaacctttttttctgttttttttttatgatttttttttcttaatttcagggtaaaattttaaattcataGACTGGCAGAAAAATGGTAGGAATTTGCACGGAGATCATTTTGTTACAAAGGATACCACAAGGATTTATAAACTCATTTTGAAACCATAGGATTTATTTGTTATAGGTTAAACCACAGTGATCAATTTACTACTTTTCCCTAAATAGAAACTCTTTAAATAATTCAGATTAGTTATAGTAGCGGGGAGTCTAGAGAACAACttgcagaaatagaaagaaaaaattactgCTGTAAGGTGCTGGTGGTAGAAATAGAGCTTCTTAAGACTTCCATGCTTTGATAATTGAGACTCCAGTTCATCAACACATCTGTATCAAAAGAGAAGGAGATGCATGCAATTACTCTATTCTACAGACATCCAAGTATGTAAGCTAGCATGCATAACTACTCCAACTGTATGTGAAGAAACAATTTAGCTATCACTTTGAGAATATGATGACCTAGCACATTAAACTCAGAAGTGTTGGTAAAAATGCATTGAAAactttttggggtaattacctttttccccccatcaactgccagtcattgtcaacattctcccatgaactgacacttcgaccaaaaaagaacatcaaactaccatctttacatactttggcccATTCCGTCAGGGAATTCCATTAACTTTGATGGAATATGACATTTTTtagcgttaattttggtttaaaaaccaaaatgcctactacagtaattaataaaaaatattaaaattaatattttttttaaaaaaaaaaaaaaaaaccctaagggggtggctcgcagccaCCCCAGGGTCGCGCGGCCACCCAATTTCCAGGGTGGCCACGAGCTATTTTCTAGGATGGCCTCACGACCACCCTAGAAAAATTTAGGGGTGGCTTGCGGGCCACCCACGGCCTCTGGGGTGGCTGCACGGCCACCCTAGAGATAagctggggtggccgcgcagccacccctagTCCCGAGGTAGCCGCGAGCcacccagaggtggccggagccacctctaggggtggctcgcaggccacccggccacctcgacagccacccccttttcctttagttttatttatttatttatttttgtttaaaatgagggcatttaggtcattttttaaattgagttagggcatttaagtctttgcatgaattagactgacggaaggggccaaactatgtaaagatggtagtttgatgctcttttttggtcgaagtgtcagtttATGGGGACATGTTGACAATGAATGGTAGTTGATgaggggaaaatgtaattaccccaaaattttatttatttttatttttttaataagtaattcgTATTCAATCAAAAGGCAGAGGggtgcaaccctaatacacatggagtatacaaagAACCCCTACATCATAGAGAAGAAGAACATAATTCTAAGAACTcataaaaattagaaacagcCATACTATGCCATGCATTGAAAACTGAGCCAGTGAATTCCTCATCCTGTGAATTGCTCATTACTGAAATTTTGTGAACTTAGGATTCCAACGAAAAATTATTTGATCCTTTTTGCCTCCGTAGGCCCAACACAACAAAGAAACCGTTCATGAGCATTTTTTTTCTAGCAATAACTATCACCCTTCTTAACTCCTAAACACAAGCCCATAATGTTGCAACAAAGTCCCCCCAAACTAAAGATTGTGTCGATATCtccccaaactacaaaaaaattgtcaacgtctctccaatgacaaaaatacccttaaataaaaaaaattttaaaaaaaacggtGACCCACGAGAGTGCGGTGGGTCTCGTACAAAATatccttaataaaaataaaataatatatatatattctttaaaaaaaaaaatggtgaccCTCACAAGATCCATGTCagttttgtctttttaaaaaattgttgagaccatttttgtctttttccgAGACAGAAGGGAGACCTGACaaattttggtagtttgtgtGGGGTGAGAACTTTaacaattgagtagtagtttgaagaaagtatgtgtacttttcccttaattttaacaaataatctGACCAAAATAGTATAATAAAACAAGTATAATGGCATGTATGGTTATTAATATCTATGTAAAATTGTGTTATTAATGCATGCATATTTTCATGCTAAATGTATGGCCACAATTGTTTGAATTCATTATAAAAGATATTCGCAAACAATAAATATAGCAACTCTACCCGTAAATGCTGTAGAGGCCCATTTCCACACTTAAGTACAAAGTCTTTGTCAGTGAAATATCAAAATTGAGCGGTGTATCTTATTGCAACAATCGACTATTGTATTCATTTAGGAAACTAATCAAAGTCAGATGGAGCACCTGGACCAATTGTATGCAGCATTTCCCTCTGATAGTAATCCTTCCTTCCCAGTGGAGACTGTAGCTTTCTCCAAATGTCTTATATTTGTAGATGACCGAGAAGATGTGATTATCATCAATATCGTTAACCAGTCCTTTCTGAAATCCTGATTAATAACCGTAAATAGTTATTTATTCATAATGTAACCTTACATAAGCCAGCAAAAAGATGAGAACTATGATACTGATAAAACAATGATGAGAATATTAAAAACAAGACTCCATTTCGGAGAAATTTGACTGAGGATGAGCTACAAAAGGACACCTAAAAATAGGTGCAAGTTATAcataatgaaatataaaatagcTAGAATTACAAACTCTTGAGTGCAAATTAGATATCTGATGTAATTTGAAGGCTTTGCAGTATTTCACTAAACATGACAGAGAACCAACGCTCAGGTCAAACGAATGTGGTAAGAGAGAAACAAAGGATAAGGAGAAGAAGTAATAAAGATCAGAGAGAACAAGGACGAAGGGGCACCGCATGGTCTTCCAAGCTTCCTAATAACAAGAGAAAACCATAGCAAGGCCAATAGACAGAAGATATGACAGGGTGAACACAAGAAAACTTCCAAGCCCCTTGTAAATTCATTGAAGTCCATGCATGACTAACATGTTGcgtcattttttgtttttattttttttataaatttagtaTGGTGCAAGAGGAGAAGAGGGAATAATGAAGATAAGAGAGAAATGCATAAGCGGTCTTCCATGCCTCCTGATAACAAGAGAAGATAGCAGCAGGTATATATGCTTGCATGCATGTGTTACCAGAAAAGTGCAAAATGTGATCAGATAATTGAGAAAGTTAAGAGACTTCAAAAGCATAAGCGgtcttctatttttcttttttttttcttttttttttttttagtatcttctctattttctatAATCGTGTCCATCATCTTCtcacacatatatacatgcatCCATATGTTTGAGGGGCTTTGAAGTTCCCTATGCATTTTCCCTGACTTATTTTTTCTATTATCTCTCGTCCTTCACGCATACATGATAAGAGAGCATTTTTAATTGTATCAGCGACCTCTCTCACATTActataaaacataaatatgaataatgttaaatcatcaataattccaaaagcttaagttgataggaaagaAACAAGAGGCCCAActtgtagaatatttaattgaaatgaggaGTAAATTGTGGAGTCAAAGGTTCAAACTTAGAacctctgctctgataccatggtAAATTATTAGTTATCCCAAAAACTTGAGCAAAtaagaaattgtgaatttaattatttaattaatttcttttttaataagtaatcgcaagttcattaaaaaagcgcaaaggcacaacccaagtacacaaacAGTAAACAAAAGAGACACCTAactagaagaagagaaaagatctagaaaaacttaaaatctagaaatattaaaatcaaaggcAGCAGCCCAACAGTAAAGTATCTTAAAGAAAAAAGCTTTTAACTCCATCGATGTCCGCTCACAATCctcaaacttccaatcatttcttacccaCTAAAGACACCACATAAGGCAGGACGGTATCATCTTCCACACTGCATCGAACCGAAGCCTACCAACTTGCCCTCTTCAGCATACGAAAAAGTCTACAACTTGACTAGGCATAACCTAAGCGAGCCCTACACCGCTGAGGATAGTGTTCCAAAGTGCATTGGCAATCTCACAATGGAGCAAAAGGTAATCCGCtaactccccactcttcttacacatgtaACACCGATCAACCACAATGATATGCCTCTTCCTAAGGTTGTTtatggtaaggatcttccctaatgaggccgaccaagcaaagaacGCCACTCTCCAGGGAACCTTATTTTGCCAAATACTCCTCTAAGGGAAGGGAGTACTATCATGGGGAACAAGCACATTGTAGTATGATCTAACATCGAACAAACCTCTCTTGGAAGGAacccaacaaagcttgtcttcaccacTTTGGTTgataattaatactttaacaaataaGTTAAAAGGACTAGGTTTGAgatgcacacaaacacataacTCAAATGTAAGAAACTAATTGAAAACTCTAGGGTTTTGACAAATATGAATAACCTTCTTCAACATTTTTAGTACATCATACAATATTGAACCATGTACCAACAATTTCAGCCAtcaccaaggaaaaaaaaaaaagcatcccAAGTAATGAGTTTAATAgagagataattgcaccattggtctatggagttggcttaaattacgaatcactccctttgatacaaaaaattattatagggtccttgtggtaaactaaaATTACGAATCATTCATTAAAGTTGTTTTCCATTCACAAAGTTAACAAAAACTGTTAGATtgtcacatcaaaccaataaaaagcgacacgtgtcactcttaatatatatatattaaaaacctaaaattttatttttttaaaaaataaaaaaaatagggaaaggAAAGGGGTGGTTGCCGATTGGGTAGCCACCCTcggccaatgggggtggccgcgtgccacccatagaggtggccgggggtggcgcgcagtcACCCCCGGTACATTGGGG
This DNA window, taken from Alnus glutinosa chromosome 5, dhAlnGlut1.1, whole genome shotgun sequence, encodes the following:
- the LOC133867692 gene encoding protein NAP1 isoform X1, with the protein product MAKSRQQFSSQDSLMSPPAGRSREWEGPSRWTEYLGPQMTPPTTSRSSRNAGPDGQVQGSGGSQKGLNMKWVVQLTEVAEGLMAKIYRLNQILDYPDPVGHVFSEAFWKAGVFPNYPKICILLSKKFPEHFSKLQLERVDRAALDALHDSAELQLQSLEPWVQLLLDLMTFREQALRLILDLSSTVITLLPHQNSLILHAFMDLFCSFVRVNLFSEKIPRKMVLQMYNLLHAMSNNDRDCDFYHRLVQFIDSYDPPLKGLQEDLNFVSPRIGEVLEAVGPVIFLSTDTRKLRNEGFLSPYHPRYPDILTNSAHPMRAQDLANVTSYREWVLFGYLVCPDELLRATSIDIAMVALKENLVLTLFRDEYILLHEDYHLYVLPRILESKKMAKSGRTKQKEADLEYSVAKQVEKMISEVHEQALVSCDAIHHERRILLKQEIGRMVLFFTDQPSLLAPNIQMVFSALALAQSEVIWFFQHVGIASSKSKAARMVPVEIDPSDPTIGFLLDGMDHLCCLVRKYIAAIRGYALSYLSSCAGRIRFLLGTPGMVALDLDVSLKGLFQQIVRHLENIPKPQGENISAITCDLSDFRKDWLTILMIITSSRSSTNIRHLEKATVSTGKEGLLSEGNAAYNWSRCVDELESQLSKHGSLKKLYFYHQHLTAVFRNTMFGPEGRPQHCCAWLGVASSFPECASPIVPEEVTKTGRDAVLYVESLIESIMGGLEGLINILDSEGGFGALEMQLLPEQAASYINHASKVSIPSTKSPKLAAGFPLPGHESYPENNSSIKMLEAAMQRLTNLCSVLNDMEPICVLNHVFVLREYMRECILGNFRRRLLAVLKTDNDLQRPSILESLIHRHISIVLLTEQHISMDLTQGIREVLLTEAFSGPVSSLHLFDNPTEQHTGSAAEAVCNWYIENIIKDISGAGILFAPIHKCFKSTRPVGGYFAESVADLRELQAFVRIFGGYGVDRLDRLLKEHTAALLNCIDTSLRSNREVLEAIAGSLHSGDRIEREASMKQIVDADTVIEFCAQAGLAMAFVGLLAEAAGAVLEEGAPLIYSLLAEVVKHIPDEVPEKKEIRRLKGVANSIGVVCDHDSQWVRSVLEEVGGANDGSWSLLPYLFTTFMTSNVWNTTAFNVETGGFNNNIHCLARCISAVIAGSEFVRLEREHQQRRSFSNGRVDETLDPEIQSHLSAEASIKSTLQLFVKFSAGIILDSWSETNRSHLVAQLIFLDQLCEISPYLPRSSLEPYVPYAILRSIYSQYYTNNPSSLLALLSVSPRHSPAVSLAHASPVVRQLRGDSTPQYGAHDSGYFKGSSSHSQEHVYDNDNGTLRGTENKHRNVRRSGPLDYSSSRKTKFVEGSNSGSTGPSPLPRFAVSRSGPIAYK